A single genomic interval of Chitinophaga sp. 180180018-3 harbors:
- a CDS encoding alpha/beta hydrolase: MKFILHPVLALIFFNVTYGQFQTIDTLVDVGGYKLHFHIIKGKGIPILFEAGGGEDATTWKNILKPIADVTAATLITYDRTGFGKSTFDVNKHGILNGIKGLETGLQKLGYDGNMMLVAHSQGGLYATLYASRHPDKVKAAVLIDATTSCFYDADRLATTQQLIDAHNNDSIKTATPGSYYQGADFSNNINFIRNIVFPESIPVVDFVSEHTPFSDVKDTTDWKRCHREFAGMAANRKGIMAYGCGHFIFEDNPPLVINAIVRQYAEIVDKAGSDKVLKRRVDFAVDVVNANLSIIFSGGRR; the protein is encoded by the coding sequence ATGAAATTCATTTTACATCCCGTTTTAGCTTTAATCTTCTTTAACGTTACCTATGGCCAATTTCAGACGATCGACACATTGGTGGATGTTGGCGGATATAAACTGCATTTTCATATTATTAAAGGAAAAGGAATACCTATACTTTTTGAAGCAGGTGGAGGAGAGGACGCAACGACCTGGAAAAACATACTGAAACCCATTGCAGATGTAACAGCTGCGACATTAATCACCTACGACAGAACCGGTTTTGGTAAAAGTACTTTTGATGTAAATAAACATGGTATCTTAAATGGTATCAAAGGGTTAGAAACCGGATTGCAAAAATTAGGTTATGATGGCAATATGATGTTGGTAGCCCACTCTCAGGGGGGCTTATATGCTACACTCTATGCATCCCGGCATCCTGATAAAGTTAAAGCAGCTGTACTCATTGACGCTACCACCAGTTGCTTTTATGATGCGGACAGGCTAGCCACTACACAGCAATTAATTGATGCACATAATAACGACAGTATAAAGACCGCCACCCCTGGGTCTTACTATCAGGGAGCAGATTTTAGCAATAATATCAATTTTATAAGAAATATTGTTTTCCCGGAAAGCATTCCTGTAGTAGATTTTGTATCAGAGCATACACCATTTTCAGATGTAAAAGATACAACAGACTGGAAAAGGTGCCATCGGGAGTTTGCGGGTATGGCGGCTAATCGCAAAGGTATTATGGCATATGGATGTGGTCATTTTATTTTTGAAGATAACCCGCCACTGGTGATTAATGCTATCGTTAGGCAATATGCGGAAATAGTCGATAAAGCCGGCAGTGATAAGGTGTTGAAACGGAGAGTTGATTTTGCGGTTGATGTGGTTAATGCTAATCTCAGCATAATTTTTTCGGGTGGCCGTAGGTGA